Genomic DNA from Acetilactobacillus jinshanensis:
CTAAGACACCAGGTCAACTTCGGCATGCATTTCAATCATCTGATCTTCACTTAGCTATTCAGGCTATCACTAAGAGTACCCCTGATTATTTGCCGTCAAGTGCATCACTTCGAACCAATCACGACTATTATCATCTTCACCCTTATCATCGTGAGAATGTTCAACTGGATGATGACAACTCAGTCTTTAGACATTGGATCATTAATCGTGATCAATTGAGTTTACACTGGATGAACCATAAACGTCGTTCTAAGGTAACAATTTTACCGTTAGTTGCCTATCATCAGACCCAAGTCACGATTAACGGCCGACCGGTCAGTGACCCACGGATCTCAAAGGTTGGTGCCTTAAAGGTTCATGCTAGACCGGGTTGGAACCGGGTTACAATTGAATTTCATCCGGACTTCAGCTTAGGCTTGATGATGGCGATTACGATTATGACTTGGTTAGTGCTAGCTGGTTTCTTGATGGTTTATCGTAGAAGACCGTAATATTAAAGGACTGATTATTTTGAAACGAAAATATCCGGTTAATCGATATTTAGGCGTTGTTTTGACGGCTGATGATGATGGAAACTATCGAATTAAACGGGATGCCCACGGTCAGTTTAAATTAAACGTTTGGCGGACCGGCCGCCACACTAAAGGTAAATTCAAAAAAATCGGCCAAGTATTCTTGACCGAAAATGAATTACGGGTTGCCGTTGTTGCTTATCATAAGGTTAAGTATAACCACCGGCATAACTATACGCCTTTACAGCGTTTTACAACGGCTTATGTATCACCGAAATTAATTAAAATTGCTCAACAAAAAGAAAAATAGGGTAAAGAAAAAACAGCCACCAAAATGGCTGTTTTTGTTTATGTTAAAAAAGTTTTTTAATTTACTTCTTTAATAATGATTCGGCCTTAGTTTTAACGTCATCGTCACTCATCTTTAAGAACGGTAACATCTTGTCGGCAGTCTTCATGGTATCGTGATCATCATTTTCCATGAAGTTATTCCATAAAGCGATACGAACTGGATCGTCGGTCTTAGCCCAGTCAAATACTTTGTTCATTGGCTTGTCTAAAAGGGCGTTATGTTCGAATTTCTTATCTAAGGCAAGTGATTTAGATTCATCAATTGCTGCCATTATAATTTCCTCCTTTATAATTCAGGTCTAATTAAATTATAATACGAATTAGCCCTGATGTATACGGCTGAATGTTTAACATTGGTCGTATAAGTAGTTTATCATTAACAAAAATTATTATATCATTAATAAGTGATTTACAAAACCTTGGTTAAAAAGAAGATGACAGAAAGATGCGCCAGCGGGTTCCTGCTAAACGAAAAATTGCGAATAGTTTATTTCAATTAATGCAGCACGAGAGTTATCAGAAGCTGCAGGTTAAACAGATCTGTAAAGCGGCTGGCATTTCTCGAATGACGTATTACCGTAATTTCCGAACCAAGGACGACATTATTCGCTATTCGTTTGATCAGGATTTTACCATCTTTATTCAGCGGGTTGCATCTAGTCATCACCCGACATTTATCGTGATCGCGACCATCTTCTTTAATTTAATTAAGCAGCGTCAGCATAAAATGCAGCTGATTATTAAAAA
This window encodes:
- a CDS encoding DUF7671 family protein — protein: MKRKYPVNRYLGVVLTADDDGNYRIKRDAHGQFKLNVWRTGRHTKGKFKKIGQVFLTENELRVAVVAYHKVKYNHRHNYTPLQRFTTAYVSPKLIKIAQQKEK
- a CDS encoding TetR/AcrR family transcriptional regulator, with translation MRQRVPAKRKIANSLFQLMQHESYQKLQVKQICKAAGISRMTYYRNFRTKDDIIRYSFDQDFTIFIQRVASSHHPTFIVIATIFFNLIKQRQHKMQLIIKNNLSSLMLDRLKYYIGGLIDERVLRTREQSSKLLIAMIAGGLTEILITWTENGMKTPVDSLVIFVSKYMHFKI